A stretch of Schistocerca nitens isolate TAMUIC-IGC-003100 chromosome 6, iqSchNite1.1, whole genome shotgun sequence DNA encodes these proteins:
- the LOC126263612 gene encoding sperm acrosomal protein FSA-ACR.1-like: protein MWRGRDAQRRAASWSAPATSACGLDWCADGTRGPETSKWGAAEPETPSGALLSRRRPSGALLSRRRPSGALLSRRRPSGALLSRRCPSGALLSRRRPSGALLSRRRPSGALLSRRRPSGALLSRRRPSGALLSRRRPSGALLSRRRPSGALLSRRRPSGALLSRRRPSGALLSRRRPSGALLSRRRPSGALLSRRRPSGALLSRRRPSGALLSRRRPSGALLSRRRPSDFEEVEGSVTPPPTNVSQQPCR, encoded by the coding sequence ATGTGGCGTGGCAGGGACGCGCAGCGCCGCGCCGCTTCGTGGTCCGCGCCAGCCACGTCCGCTTGTGGCCTGGACTGGTGCGCCGATGGGACTCGCGGGCCGGAGACGTCCAAGTGGGGCGCTGCTGAGCCGGAGACGCCAAGTGGGGCGCTGCTGAGCCGAAGACGTCCAAGTGGGGCGCTGCTGAGCCGGAGACGTCCAAGTGGGGCGCTGCTGAGCCGGAGACGTCCAAGTGGGGCGCTGCTGAGCCGGAGATGTCCAAGTGGGGCGCTGCTGAGCCGGAGACGTCCAAGTGGGGCGCTGCTGAGCCGGAGACGTCCAAGTGGGGCGCTGCTGAGCCGGAGACGTCCAAGTGGGGCGCTGCTGAGCCGGAGACGTCCAAGTGGGGCGCTGCTGAGCCGGAGACGTCCAAGTGGGGCGCTGCTGAGCCGGAGACGTCCAAGTGGGGCGCTGCTGAGCCGGAGACGTCCAAGTGGGGCGCTGCTGAGCCGGAGACGTCCAAGTGGGGCGCTGCTGAGCCGGAGACGTCCAAGTGGGGCGCTGCTGAGCCGGAGACGTCCAAGTGGGGCGCTGCTGAGCCGGAGACGTCCAAGTGGGGCGCTGCTGAGCCGGAGACGTCCAAGTGGGGCGCTGCTGAGCCGGAGACGTCCAAGTGGGGCGCTGCTGAGCCGGAGACGTCCAA